Proteins co-encoded in one Papaver somniferum cultivar HN1 chromosome 5, ASM357369v1, whole genome shotgun sequence genomic window:
- the LOC113279708 gene encoding uncharacterized protein LOC113279708, whose product MEYYTVSLILHNLREFEYYQFSDVHFLIFYSIYLQNELHGRAALQWSICQDSLNRSAEARVMYEKLQSHPTVDVRKKAKQLNFGFEAMEMIKFKSTSLPINSGYQNYFDAFVEEKTGSVRAADEEEDNVALKQTIPYVIFLLAPLFIVFLLALRKAVSL is encoded by the exons ATGGAATACTACACTGTTAGTTTAATTCTTCATAACCTTAGGGAATTTGAATATTATCAGTTTTCTGATGTACATTTCTTAATCTTCTACAGTATTTATTTGCAGAATGAGCTTCATGGGCGAGCTGCTTTGCAGTGGTCTATTTGTCAAGATTCACTTAACAG GTCAGCTGAGGCTCGAGTTATGTACGAGAAACTGCAGTCTCATCCAACTGTTGACGTAAGAAAGAAAGCCAAGCAGCTCAACTTCGGGTTCGAG GCCATGGAAATGATCAAGTTTAAGAGCACATCCCTCCCCATAAATTCAGGTTATCAAAATTACTTTGACGCTTTTGTAGAAGAAAAAACTGGGTCTGTAAGAGCagccgatgaagaagaagataacgttGCGCTCAAACAAACTATTCCATATGTCATATTTCTTCTAGCTCCACTGTTTATTGTGTTCCTATTAGCTCTAAGAAAAGCTGTTTCGTTGTAA
- the LOC113282930 gene encoding isoaspartyl peptidase/L-asparaginase 1-like: MGWAIALHGGAGPIPNSLPKERREPREAALRHCLAIGVEALKANLPALDVVELVVRELENKPFFNAGKGSVLTANGTVEMEASIMDGKTKACGAVSGLSTVVNAVSLARLVMEKTPHVYLGFDGAEAFAREQGVETVDASHFVTPENIERLNLAKEADRVQVDYTPAVQKEILVETHTADGDSQIGTVGCVAVDSSGNLATATSTGGLVNKMAGRIGDTPIIGAGTYANSLCAVSATGVGEAIIKATVARDVAALMEYKGLSLEEAAKYVIHESVPEGNAGLVAVSAKGEVAMEFNTFGMFRACATEDGYSEIAIWPSSSVLE, translated from the exons ATGGGTTGGGCGATCGCACTCCATGGAGGTGCTGGACCTATCCCAAACAGTCTTCCTAAAGAGCGCAGAGAGCCACGAGAAGCAGCACTTCGTCACTGTCTAGCTATTGGTGTTGAAGCTCTCAAAGCCAATTTGCCAGCCTTGGATGTTGTTGAACTTGTG GTACGTGAACTTGAAAACAAACCCTTTTTCAATGCGGGTAAAGGATCTGTTTTGACTGCCAATGGAACAGTTGAAATGGAAGCTTCCATAATGGATGGTAAAACAAAAGCCTGTGGAGCTGTTTCTGGCTTGTCCACCGTTGTCAATGCCGTGTCTCTTGCGAGACTCGTCATGGAGAAAACTCCTCATGTTTATCTTGGATTTGATGGTGCAGAGGCTTTTGCAAGAGAACAA GGTGTTGAAACTGTAGATGCAAGTCATTTTGTTACTCCGGAGAATATTGAAAGGTTAAATCTAGCAAAAGAAGCTGACAGAGTTCAG GTCGATTATACACCAGCAGTTCAGAAAGAAATTCTAGTAGAAACACACACAGCTGATGGAGATAGTCAAATTGGGACTGTTGGATGTGTTGCAGTCGATAGCAGTGGGAACTTAGCCACCGCAACTTCAACTGGAGGATTGGTGAACAAAATGGCAGGAAGGATTGGAGACACGCCTATCATAGGTGCAGGGACTTACGCGAATTCTCTCTGTGCGGTGTCTGCTACGGGAGTAGGTGAAGCCATTATTAAAGCTACAGTTGCTCGAGATGTAGCTGCGCTTATGGAGTACAAAGGACTGTCTCTCGAAGAAGCTGCAAAATATGTGATCCATGAGAGTGTTCCTGAAGGTAATGCAGGCCTTGTTGCCGTTTCTGCCAAAGGAGAAGTAGCCATGGAATTTAACACGTTTGGGATGTTTAGGGCTTGTGCAACTGAGGATGGGTATTCTGAAATCGCAATATGGCCTTCTTCATCTGTGCTAGAGTGA